From a region of the Arachis ipaensis cultivar K30076 chromosome B09, Araip1.1, whole genome shotgun sequence genome:
- the LOC107619789 gene encoding transcription factor MYB78-like isoform X2, whose translation MDVKVIKKSEGSQVQQLANEMGLRKGPWTVDEDAILTNYISTHGEGHWNSVARSAGLKRSGKSCRLRWLNYLRPDVRRGNITLQEQILILDLHFRWGNRWSKIAQHLPGRTDNEIKNYWRTRVIKQAKQLKCDVNSKQFRDALRYVWMPRLLERLHPAPQKLTNQTEPETQTGVLVSNRNGSDSGPLLCAKQSNCLSDSSSGQSASVGNQWSSFNNQLLFEQGTNGNGHSCGGGGESLEYLWNDENVWFLQQQLCDDLEVKFNSLA comes from the exons ATGGATGTTAAGGTTATTAAGAAAAGTGAAGGATCACAGGTGCAACAACTTGCAAACGAGATGGGATTAAGAAAAGGTCCATGGACGGTTGACGAGGACGCCATTCTCACCAATTATATCTCCACACACGGTGAGGGTCACTGGAATTCCGTCGCACGTTCTGCAG GATTGAAGAGAAGCGGTAAAAGTTGCAGATTAAGGTGGCTAAACTACTTGCGCCCCGACGTGCGCCGTGGAAATATCACACTCCAAGAACAGATATTGATTCTTGACCTCCACTTCCGGTGGGGCAATAG GTGGTCAAAGATTGCTCAGCACCTGCCAGGAAGAACGGACAACGAAATCAAGAACTACTGGAGGACGAGGGTGATAAAGCAGGCGAAGCAGTTAAAGTGCGACGTTAACAGCAAGCAGTTTAGAGACGCCTTGCGTTACGTGTGGATGCCGCGATTGCTCGAGAGGCTCCACCCTGCACCACAAAAACTCACTAACCAAACCGAACCTGAAACCCAAACCGGAGTTCTTGTTTCTAACCGAAACGGTTCAGATTCCGGACCTTTACTGTGCGCGAAACAGAGCAACTGCCTATCGGACTCGTCGTCGGGACAGAGTGCGAGTGTGGGAAATCAATGGTCAAGTTTCAATAATCAGCTGTTGTTTGAACAGGGGACAAATGGAAATGGTCAtagttgtggtggtggtggtgagtcACTAGAGTATTTGTGGAATGATGAGAATGTGTGGTTCTTGCAACAACAACTTTGCGATGACCTTGAAGTGAAATTCAATTCTCTTGCGTGA
- the LOC107619789 gene encoding transcription factor MYB108-like isoform X3: MTLLNKFRISPAWIIRTIISSPLLLIVSIQLVLNRLHVLSHSLFNYDLSKLIMKKISSGLKRSGKSCRLRWLNYLRPDVRRGNITLQEQILILDLHFRWSKIAQHLPGRTDNEIKNYWRTRVIKQAKQLKCDVNSKQFRDALRYVWMPRLLERLHPAPQKLTNQTEPETQTGVLVSNRNGSDSGPLLCAKQSNCLSDSSSGQSASVGNQWSSFNNQLLFEQGTNGNGHSCGGGGESLEYLWNDENVWFLQQQLCDDLEVKFNSLA; this comes from the exons ATGACTTTGCTAAACAAATTTCGTATCTCTCCTGCATGGATAATTCGTACTATCATATCATCACCGTTACTTTTAATAGTTAGCATACAGCTTGTTCTTAACAGATTGCATGTTCTATCACATAGTTTGTTCAATTATGATCTATCGAAATTAATTATGAAAAAGATATCATCAGGATTGAAGAGAAGCGGTAAAAGTTGCAGATTAAGGTGGCTAAACTACTTGCGCCCCGACGTGCGCCGTGGAAATATCACACTCCAAGAACAGATATTGATTCTTGACCTCCACTTCCG GTGGTCAAAGATTGCTCAGCACCTGCCAGGAAGAACGGACAACGAAATCAAGAACTACTGGAGGACGAGGGTGATAAAGCAGGCGAAGCAGTTAAAGTGCGACGTTAACAGCAAGCAGTTTAGAGACGCCTTGCGTTACGTGTGGATGCCGCGATTGCTCGAGAGGCTCCACCCTGCACCACAAAAACTCACTAACCAAACCGAACCTGAAACCCAAACCGGAGTTCTTGTTTCTAACCGAAACGGTTCAGATTCCGGACCTTTACTGTGCGCGAAACAGAGCAACTGCCTATCGGACTCGTCGTCGGGACAGAGTGCGAGTGTGGGAAATCAATGGTCAAGTTTCAATAATCAGCTGTTGTTTGAACAGGGGACAAATGGAAATGGTCAtagttgtggtggtggtggtgagtcACTAGAGTATTTGTGGAATGATGAGAATGTGTGGTTCTTGCAACAACAACTTTGCGATGACCTTGAAGTGAAATTCAATTCTCTTGCGTGA
- the LOC107619789 gene encoding transcription factor MYB78-like isoform X4 encodes MDVKVIKKSEGSQVQQLANEMGLRKGPWTVDEDAILTNYISTHGEGHWNSVARSAGLKRSGKSCRLRWLNYLRPDVRRGNITLQEQILILDLHFRWSKIAQHLPGRTDNEIKNYWRTRVIKQAKQLKCDVNSKQFRDALRYVWMPRLLERLHPAPQKLTNQTEPETQTGVLVSNRNGSDSGPLLCAKQSNCLSDSSSGQSASVGNQWSSFNNQLLFEQGTNGNGHSCGGGGESLEYLWNDENVWFLQQQLCDDLEVKFNSLA; translated from the exons ATGGATGTTAAGGTTATTAAGAAAAGTGAAGGATCACAGGTGCAACAACTTGCAAACGAGATGGGATTAAGAAAAGGTCCATGGACGGTTGACGAGGACGCCATTCTCACCAATTATATCTCCACACACGGTGAGGGTCACTGGAATTCCGTCGCACGTTCTGCAG GATTGAAGAGAAGCGGTAAAAGTTGCAGATTAAGGTGGCTAAACTACTTGCGCCCCGACGTGCGCCGTGGAAATATCACACTCCAAGAACAGATATTGATTCTTGACCTCCACTTCCG GTGGTCAAAGATTGCTCAGCACCTGCCAGGAAGAACGGACAACGAAATCAAGAACTACTGGAGGACGAGGGTGATAAAGCAGGCGAAGCAGTTAAAGTGCGACGTTAACAGCAAGCAGTTTAGAGACGCCTTGCGTTACGTGTGGATGCCGCGATTGCTCGAGAGGCTCCACCCTGCACCACAAAAACTCACTAACCAAACCGAACCTGAAACCCAAACCGGAGTTCTTGTTTCTAACCGAAACGGTTCAGATTCCGGACCTTTACTGTGCGCGAAACAGAGCAACTGCCTATCGGACTCGTCGTCGGGACAGAGTGCGAGTGTGGGAAATCAATGGTCAAGTTTCAATAATCAGCTGTTGTTTGAACAGGGGACAAATGGAAATGGTCAtagttgtggtggtggtggtgagtcACTAGAGTATTTGTGGAATGATGAGAATGTGTGGTTCTTGCAACAACAACTTTGCGATGACCTTGAAGTGAAATTCAATTCTCTTGCGTGA
- the LOC107619789 gene encoding transcription factor MYB108-like isoform X1 has translation MTLLNKFRISPAWIIRTIISSPLLLIVSIQLVLNRLHVLSHSLFNYDLSKLIMKKISSGLKRSGKSCRLRWLNYLRPDVRRGNITLQEQILILDLHFRWGNRWSKIAQHLPGRTDNEIKNYWRTRVIKQAKQLKCDVNSKQFRDALRYVWMPRLLERLHPAPQKLTNQTEPETQTGVLVSNRNGSDSGPLLCAKQSNCLSDSSSGQSASVGNQWSSFNNQLLFEQGTNGNGHSCGGGGESLEYLWNDENVWFLQQQLCDDLEVKFNSLA, from the exons ATGACTTTGCTAAACAAATTTCGTATCTCTCCTGCATGGATAATTCGTACTATCATATCATCACCGTTACTTTTAATAGTTAGCATACAGCTTGTTCTTAACAGATTGCATGTTCTATCACATAGTTTGTTCAATTATGATCTATCGAAATTAATTATGAAAAAGATATCATCAGGATTGAAGAGAAGCGGTAAAAGTTGCAGATTAAGGTGGCTAAACTACTTGCGCCCCGACGTGCGCCGTGGAAATATCACACTCCAAGAACAGATATTGATTCTTGACCTCCACTTCCGGTGGGGCAATAG GTGGTCAAAGATTGCTCAGCACCTGCCAGGAAGAACGGACAACGAAATCAAGAACTACTGGAGGACGAGGGTGATAAAGCAGGCGAAGCAGTTAAAGTGCGACGTTAACAGCAAGCAGTTTAGAGACGCCTTGCGTTACGTGTGGATGCCGCGATTGCTCGAGAGGCTCCACCCTGCACCACAAAAACTCACTAACCAAACCGAACCTGAAACCCAAACCGGAGTTCTTGTTTCTAACCGAAACGGTTCAGATTCCGGACCTTTACTGTGCGCGAAACAGAGCAACTGCCTATCGGACTCGTCGTCGGGACAGAGTGCGAGTGTGGGAAATCAATGGTCAAGTTTCAATAATCAGCTGTTGTTTGAACAGGGGACAAATGGAAATGGTCAtagttgtggtggtggtggtgagtcACTAGAGTATTTGTGGAATGATGAGAATGTGTGGTTCTTGCAACAACAACTTTGCGATGACCTTGAAGTGAAATTCAATTCTCTTGCGTGA